Proteins encoded by one window of Azospirillum brasilense:
- a CDS encoding NAD(P)/FAD-dependent oxidoreductase yields the protein MPQIDRTPSPVDSRPHVVIVGAGFGGLACAEALGGTNIRVTIIDRNNYHLFVPLLYQVATAALSPADIAEPIRRIVSRHPNVDVVMGEVTGVDRAAKRVELADGSFVPYDRLVLATGSSYSYFGHDDWAEIAPGLKTIENARRIRARLLMNFEQAEMCEDPARQKALMTTIVVGGGPTGVEMAGAVAELTRFTLARDFRRIDPRTARVLLVEAGPRILSTFPDDLGQYARRKLEELGVVVLTGQAVESITPEGATVGGRFIPAGAIVWGAGVKASPAGSWLGVETDRSGRIPVGADMAVPGVPDVYALGDTAALAGDDGKPLPGLAQVAKQQGEHLGGGLEASLLRGQPLEPFRFRNRGNTAIVGRSAAVFDFGTRKLKGWFAWVLWAIIHVYLLVNFHKRVLVTMQWLWRWATYQRGARLITTDRPVAAAESVTSPHGGSAEPFRDARRGQG from the coding sequence GTGCCGCAGATCGACCGCACCCCCTCGCCCGTGGACAGCCGCCCCCATGTCGTGATCGTCGGCGCGGGATTCGGCGGTCTGGCCTGCGCGGAAGCCCTGGGCGGGACGAACATCCGCGTCACCATCATCGACCGGAACAACTATCACCTGTTCGTGCCGCTGCTCTATCAGGTGGCGACCGCCGCCCTGTCGCCCGCCGACATCGCCGAGCCGATCCGCCGCATCGTCAGCCGCCACCCCAACGTCGACGTGGTGATGGGCGAGGTGACCGGCGTCGACCGCGCCGCCAAGCGGGTGGAGCTGGCCGACGGCAGCTTCGTCCCCTACGACCGGCTGGTGCTGGCCACCGGCTCCTCCTACAGCTATTTCGGGCACGACGACTGGGCGGAGATCGCCCCCGGCCTGAAGACCATCGAGAACGCCCGGCGGATCCGCGCCCGGCTGCTGATGAATTTCGAGCAGGCGGAGATGTGCGAGGATCCGGCCCGGCAGAAGGCGCTGATGACCACCATCGTGGTCGGCGGCGGCCCCACCGGGGTGGAGATGGCCGGGGCGGTGGCCGAACTGACCCGCTTCACGCTGGCCCGCGACTTCCGCCGCATCGACCCGCGCACCGCCCGCGTCCTGCTGGTCGAGGCCGGGCCGCGCATCCTGTCCACCTTCCCGGACGACCTCGGCCAATACGCCCGCCGCAAGCTGGAGGAGCTGGGCGTCGTCGTGCTGACCGGGCAGGCGGTGGAGAGCATCACGCCGGAGGGCGCCACGGTCGGCGGGCGCTTCATCCCGGCGGGAGCCATCGTGTGGGGCGCCGGGGTCAAGGCGTCGCCCGCCGGGTCCTGGCTGGGGGTGGAGACCGACCGCAGCGGGCGCATCCCGGTCGGTGCCGACATGGCGGTGCCGGGCGTGCCCGACGTCTACGCGCTGGGCGACACGGCGGCGCTGGCCGGCGACGACGGCAAGCCGCTGCCCGGTCTGGCCCAGGTCGCCAAGCAGCAGGGCGAGCATCTCGGCGGCGGGCTGGAGGCCAGCCTGCTGCGCGGTCAGCCGCTGGAGCCCTTCCGCTTCCGCAACCGCGGCAACACCGCCATCGTCGGGCGCAGCGCCGCCGTCTTCGATTTCGGGACGCGCAAGCTGAAGGGCTGGTTCGCCTGGGTGCTGTGGGCGATCATCCACGTCTATCTGCTGGTGAACTTCCACAAGCGGGTGCTGGTCACCATGCAGTGGCTGTGGCGCTGGGCCACCTACCAGCGCGGCGCGCGGCTGATCACCACCGACCGTCCGGTCGCGGCGGCGGAGTCCGTCACCTCGCCGCATGGCGGCAGCGCCGAGCCCTTCCGGGACGCGAGGCGCGGCCAGGGCTGA
- a CDS encoding ATP-binding protein: MRLPRLGVAFRILAGLTVIAGLTAATGVVAVSLFGRFHQGFEQIATAKVPGLVNASQLAQQSGTLAANAPALVAVQSQSVRESVMARLSDQIALLEDLMTRLRERGADMAEVAELQRRKNELVANLMTLNTQVERQLAAAAETGGLVNRLIQLAERIRDAEEALRDKAAVPRTQAGWEEAQDTERRVDLWTAEAQHAILLMIAASRADHEARVDRLRQDYRAAMDRAAEAVSGLPPGPAFDLEPLYRELEALGLGEHNLFTNRLTEIGLARAIKGSITRNQNVSDRLVGAVSDHFLAIEQDIAARSGEFERVIRDGKNAILAMAVVSILGALGIFLYIHRNVVRRLRVLQTAMTASAAGRSVAIPTHGQDEIADMARALHYFVATIRSREHALSDSERRLRAILEQSPVGVSIGRPDGSVAFANARAAELAGLPLDAFVGRRHALALPGATLQGRALPQDGAGLVAREVEVAVDRPDGSRVWALQTLQRTEFEGEPAILAWSYDITGRKRAEEDLRHAKDQAEVAARSKSEFLATMSHEIRTPMNGVLGMLELIALTPLDAEQTELVTTVRDSATALLRIIDDILDLSKIEAGKLDLDEMDLDPRDLVEGVAELLAPQAHQKALLLVCDLDRGVPAVVRGDPGRLRQILFNLTGNAIKFTDAGRVVLRTRLEPAAAGSDRLRLRFAVEDTGIGISGAGQARLFQPFSQADSSTTRRFGGTGLGLAICARLVEMMGGRIGVESAPGCGSTFWFSVDLAPGDPRTVPGDDTDLSGLSIIVAEPDPVQRAVLIRALEDKRAAVADATTADEAVELLTMADADLLVLADGLLEHHPEDAPGAPNPRLSAPAVLARIAAAGVRPPPTLHLVDGREQASDCPPDNGEDGRTDAGEPPRHDHLGRPIRRDALFRRLAALAGRAVPPERPADPASSVADGGRAALDTASPDTDSLGMASPAAAPPAILVAEDHPTNQQVILRQLRQLGFEADLTGDGLEALTAWRARPYRLLITDCHMPRMDGYELSRQIRSAESAADSAADSGAGAGPRPRTAIIAMTANALAGEMERCTDAGMDDYIAKPVTLRQLAAALNRAFGEGSAAAPDEPPATEAAGAAESALDLDHVRTTFGALDGMALDMLDFFLETTRPLLDEAAAALDRGDLEALRGAAHTLAGAARTAGAGELGRSASALELAAHHGDRDGAAYALTAVRAAYPAVEAAIRALRVGEAV, encoded by the coding sequence ATGCGGCTTCCCCGGCTGGGCGTGGCGTTTCGCATCCTCGCGGGGCTGACCGTGATCGCCGGCCTGACCGCCGCCACCGGCGTGGTGGCCGTGTCCCTGTTCGGCCGCTTCCACCAGGGATTCGAGCAGATCGCCACGGCCAAGGTGCCGGGCCTCGTCAACGCTTCGCAGCTCGCCCAGCAGAGCGGCACGCTCGCCGCCAACGCCCCGGCCCTGGTGGCGGTGCAGAGCCAGTCGGTGCGCGAATCGGTGATGGCCCGGCTGAGCGACCAGATCGCCCTGCTGGAAGACCTGATGACCCGGCTGCGCGAGCGCGGCGCCGACATGGCCGAGGTGGCCGAGCTGCAGCGCCGCAAGAACGAGCTGGTCGCCAACCTGATGACCCTGAACACCCAGGTGGAACGCCAGCTCGCCGCCGCCGCGGAGACGGGCGGGCTGGTCAACCGCCTGATCCAGCTCGCCGAGCGCATCCGCGACGCGGAGGAGGCGTTGCGGGACAAGGCCGCCGTCCCCCGGACCCAGGCGGGCTGGGAGGAAGCCCAGGACACCGAACGGCGGGTCGATCTGTGGACCGCGGAGGCGCAGCACGCCATCCTGCTGATGATCGCCGCCTCCCGCGCCGACCACGAGGCGCGGGTGGACCGGCTGCGGCAGGACTACCGCGCCGCGATGGACCGCGCGGCGGAGGCGGTGTCGGGCCTGCCCCCGGGGCCCGCCTTCGACCTGGAACCGCTGTACCGGGAGCTGGAGGCGCTGGGGCTCGGGGAGCACAACCTGTTCACCAACCGCCTGACGGAAATCGGGCTGGCCCGCGCCATCAAGGGGTCGATCACCCGCAACCAGAACGTTTCGGACCGGCTGGTCGGCGCGGTGTCCGACCATTTCCTGGCCATCGAGCAGGACATCGCCGCCCGCTCCGGCGAGTTCGAGCGGGTGATCCGCGACGGCAAGAACGCCATCCTGGCGATGGCCGTGGTCTCGATCCTGGGCGCCCTCGGCATCTTCCTCTACATCCACCGCAACGTGGTGCGGCGGCTGCGCGTGCTTCAGACGGCCATGACCGCGTCGGCCGCCGGGCGGTCCGTCGCCATCCCCACCCACGGGCAGGACGAGATCGCCGACATGGCGCGCGCCCTGCACTATTTCGTCGCCACCATCCGCTCGCGCGAGCACGCCCTGTCGGACAGCGAGCGCCGGCTGCGCGCGATCCTGGAGCAGAGCCCGGTCGGCGTGTCGATCGGGCGGCCCGACGGCTCCGTGGCCTTCGCCAACGCCCGCGCCGCGGAGCTGGCCGGGCTGCCGCTGGACGCCTTCGTCGGGCGCCGCCACGCGCTGGCCCTGCCCGGCGCCACCCTGCAGGGACGCGCCCTGCCGCAGGACGGCGCAGGGCTGGTCGCCCGCGAGGTCGAGGTGGCGGTGGACCGGCCCGACGGCAGCCGCGTCTGGGCGCTCCAGACCCTCCAGCGCACCGAGTTCGAGGGGGAGCCGGCCATCCTCGCCTGGAGCTACGACATCACCGGCCGCAAGCGCGCCGAGGAGGACCTGCGCCACGCCAAGGACCAGGCGGAGGTCGCCGCCCGCTCCAAGTCGGAGTTCCTGGCGACCATGAGCCACGAGATCCGCACCCCGATGAACGGCGTGCTGGGCATGCTGGAGCTGATCGCCCTGACCCCGCTGGACGCCGAGCAGACCGAACTCGTCACCACGGTGCGCGACAGCGCGACGGCTCTGCTGCGGATCATCGACGACATCCTCGACCTGTCCAAGATCGAGGCCGGAAAGCTCGACCTCGACGAGATGGACCTCGATCCCCGCGACCTGGTGGAAGGGGTGGCGGAGCTGCTGGCCCCGCAGGCCCATCAGAAGGCGCTGCTGCTGGTCTGCGACCTCGACCGCGGGGTGCCGGCGGTGGTGCGCGGCGACCCCGGGCGGCTGCGCCAGATCCTGTTCAACCTGACGGGCAACGCCATCAAGTTCACCGACGCCGGCCGGGTCGTGCTGCGCACCCGGCTGGAGCCCGCCGCCGCCGGGTCGGACCGGCTGCGCCTGCGCTTCGCCGTGGAGGACACCGGCATCGGCATCAGCGGCGCCGGCCAGGCCCGCCTGTTCCAGCCCTTCAGCCAGGCCGACAGCTCGACCACCCGCCGCTTCGGCGGCACCGGGCTGGGGCTGGCCATCTGCGCCCGTCTGGTCGAGATGATGGGCGGGCGCATCGGGGTCGAGTCGGCACCGGGCTGCGGCTCCACCTTCTGGTTCTCGGTCGATCTCGCGCCGGGCGATCCGCGCACGGTCCCCGGCGACGACACCGACCTGTCCGGCCTGTCGATCATCGTGGCCGAGCCCGACCCGGTGCAGCGCGCCGTCCTGATCCGCGCGCTGGAGGACAAGCGCGCCGCCGTCGCCGACGCCACCACGGCGGACGAGGCGGTGGAGCTGCTGACGATGGCCGACGCCGACCTGCTGGTCCTCGCCGACGGGCTGCTGGAGCACCATCCCGAGGACGCGCCCGGCGCGCCCAACCCGCGGCTGTCCGCTCCGGCGGTGCTCGCCCGCATCGCCGCCGCCGGGGTCCGCCCGCCGCCCACGCTGCATCTGGTGGACGGGCGGGAGCAGGCCAGCGACTGCCCGCCGGACAACGGGGAGGACGGTCGGACGGACGCCGGGGAACCGCCGCGCCACGACCATCTCGGCCGCCCGATCCGCCGCGACGCCCTGTTCCGCCGTCTGGCCGCCCTGGCCGGACGCGCCGTTCCCCCGGAGCGCCCCGCCGACCCCGCGTCCTCCGTGGCGGACGGTGGACGAGCCGCCCTCGACACGGCTTCCCCCGACACCGATTCCCTCGGCATGGCGTCGCCCGCCGCGGCTCCGCCGGCGATCCTGGTGGCGGAGGACCATCCGACCAACCAGCAGGTGATCCTGCGTCAGCTGCGTCAGCTCGGCTTCGAGGCCGACCTGACCGGCGACGGGCTGGAGGCGCTGACCGCCTGGCGGGCGCGGCCCTACCGGCTGCTGATCACCGATTGCCACATGCCGCGCATGGACGGCTACGAGCTGTCGCGCCAGATCCGCAGCGCCGAGTCGGCGGCCGATTCGGCGGCCGATTCGGGCGCTGGCGCCGGCCCCCGCCCGCGCACCGCCATCATCGCCATGACCGCCAACGCCCTGGCCGGTGAGATGGAGCGCTGCACCGACGCGGGCATGGACGACTACATCGCCAAGCCGGTGACCCTGCGGCAGCTCGCCGCCGCCCTGAACCGCGCGTTCGGCGAGGGCAGCGCCGCGGCCCCCGACGAGCCGCCCGCCACGGAGGCCGCCGGGGCGGCGGAGAGCGCGCTGGACCTCGACCATGTCCGCACCACCTTCGGCGCGCTCGACGGGATGGCGCTGGACATGCTGGACTTCTTCCTGGAGACCACCCGCCCGCTGCTGGACGAGGCCGCCGCCGCCCTGGACCGTGGCGACCTGGAGGCTCTTCGCGGCGCCGCCCACACGCTGGCCGGGGCCGCCCGCACGGCGGGGGCCGGGGAGTTGGGCCGCAGCGCCTCCGCCCTGGAACTCGCCGCCCACCATGGCGACCGGGACGGGGCGGCGTACGCCCTGACGGCGGTGCGCGCCGCCTATCCGGCGGTCGAAGCGGCGATCCGCGCCCTGCGGGTCGGGGAAGCGGTCTAG
- a CDS encoding Spy/CpxP family protein refolding chaperone, giving the protein MKRAMMTTAALVLGLGLAVPVFAQQQPGPGAGPGPGPDGGRHFSRMCEDQDARLAGMLAYAEKKLNITDQQRAAWTKFADAAKASQKPTQDLCAKYKDQPMPAAAPARLERMEAMMSARLAQLQQVRPAATDLYAQLTPDQQKQADRFLDRAGHGMMGAGMGGPGPRHHGPGHGPGPGPDKGPRGG; this is encoded by the coding sequence ATGAAACGCGCTATGATGACCACCGCCGCGCTGGTTCTCGGCCTCGGCCTCGCCGTGCCGGTCTTCGCCCAGCAGCAGCCGGGTCCCGGCGCCGGCCCTGGCCCCGGTCCGGACGGCGGCCGGCATTTCTCCCGGATGTGCGAGGATCAGGACGCCCGGCTGGCCGGCATGCTGGCCTACGCCGAGAAGAAGCTGAACATCACCGACCAGCAGCGCGCCGCCTGGACCAAGTTCGCCGACGCCGCGAAGGCGAGCCAGAAGCCCACCCAGGACCTCTGCGCCAAGTACAAGGACCAGCCGATGCCCGCCGCGGCGCCGGCCCGGCTTGAGCGGATGGAGGCCATGATGTCGGCCCGCCTCGCCCAGCTCCAGCAGGTGCGCCCGGCGGCGACCGACCTCTACGCCCAGCTCACCCCGGACCAGCAGAAGCAGGCCGACCGCTTCCTCGACCGCGCCGGTCACGGGATGATGGGCGCCGGCATGGGCGGTCCCGGCCCGCGCCATCACGGCCCCGGCCATGGCCCCGGCCCGGGTCCCGACAAGGGCCCCCGCGGCGGCTGA
- a CDS encoding response regulator, protein MDRTPHLLVVDDDREIRTLLSQFLTRHGFRVTGAKDGVEMMRTLDTARVDLIVLDLMMPGEDGLSLCRRLRATPETAQTPVIMLTAMGEETDRIVGLEMGADDYLAKPFSPRELLARVKAVLRRASGPPVAGGAVGKTLGFEGWTLDLAKRELRSPDGVLVQLSAGEYDLLVAFVEHPQRVLTRDQLLDLARGRSAVPFDRSIDVQVSRLRRKIEPDPADPTMIKTVRGGGYLFTPAVTGA, encoded by the coding sequence ATGGACCGCACACCTCACCTGCTGGTGGTCGACGACGACCGCGAAATCCGCACCCTCCTGTCGCAGTTCCTGACGCGGCACGGCTTCCGCGTGACCGGGGCCAAGGACGGGGTGGAGATGATGCGCACGCTGGACACCGCGCGCGTGGACCTGATCGTGCTCGACCTGATGATGCCGGGGGAGGACGGGCTGAGCCTGTGCCGCCGCCTGCGCGCCACGCCCGAGACGGCGCAGACGCCGGTCATCATGCTGACCGCGATGGGCGAGGAGACGGACCGCATCGTCGGGCTGGAGATGGGGGCCGACGACTATCTGGCGAAGCCCTTCAGCCCGCGCGAGCTTCTGGCCCGCGTCAAGGCCGTGCTGCGCCGCGCCTCCGGCCCGCCGGTGGCCGGCGGTGCGGTGGGCAAGACGCTGGGCTTCGAGGGCTGGACGCTCGACCTCGCCAAGCGCGAGCTGCGCTCGCCCGACGGGGTGCTGGTGCAGCTCTCCGCCGGGGAGTACGACCTGCTGGTCGCCTTCGTGGAGCATCCGCAGCGGGTGCTGACCCGCGACCAGCTGCTCGATCTGGCGCGCGGCCGCTCGGCGGTGCCCTTCGACCGCTCCATCGACGTGCAGGTCAGCCGGCTGCGCCGCAAGATCGAGCCCGACCCCGCCGACCCCACCATGATCAAGACGGTGCGCGGCGGCGGCTATCTGTTCACCCCGGCGGTGACGGGGGCCTGA
- a CDS encoding ATP-binding protein produces METARKSRLLVARRWLPDSIASRLVLTVVLALLLTQAVSALVYLTDRPPGPPAHSMRVLVQRVTAIVQLVESTPPQERRRLVKAIDDPVLRVDWNPETPRFANQREGFPFDRLRRAIRGELDDPDRAVVVEVRRERPMPGPFPVDEHRWGADVRLSVGLKDGSWLTFVGGDPLEGPFRLLRFALWMAGIVGAVALVSVWTARRMTAPIARFADAAERLGVDGEAPPLPEAGPQELRAATRAFNRMQARLARFVADRTQMLAAMSHDLRTPLTRLRLRAELVEDPEMQRKMLADLDEMAAMINATLAFARDDANHEPRGPLDLADLLQSLCDDRVDAGHAAAYEGPAHATVDGRPVALRRAFANLMDNAIAYGGGFTVRLRPADGELRVEIEDGGPGIPEAEFEKVFAPFYRLERSRSRDTGGVGLGLATARTVVRGHGGDIALSNRPEGGLRVTVTLPR; encoded by the coding sequence ATGGAGACTGCTCGCAAGAGCCGCCTGCTGGTGGCCCGGCGCTGGCTGCCGGACAGCATCGCCTCGCGGCTGGTGCTGACCGTGGTTCTGGCGCTGCTGCTGACCCAGGCGGTCAGCGCGCTGGTCTATCTGACCGACCGTCCCCCGGGGCCGCCGGCCCACAGCATGCGCGTTCTCGTCCAGCGCGTGACGGCCATCGTCCAGCTCGTGGAGAGCACCCCGCCGCAGGAGCGGCGGCGGCTGGTCAAGGCGATCGACGACCCGGTGCTGCGGGTGGACTGGAATCCCGAGACGCCGCGCTTCGCCAACCAGCGCGAGGGCTTTCCCTTCGACCGGCTGCGCCGCGCCATCCGCGGCGAGCTGGACGATCCCGACCGCGCCGTGGTGGTCGAGGTCCGGCGGGAGCGTCCCATGCCCGGCCCCTTTCCGGTGGACGAGCACCGCTGGGGCGCCGACGTCCGGCTGTCGGTGGGGCTGAAGGATGGGTCCTGGCTGACCTTTGTCGGCGGCGACCCGCTGGAGGGGCCGTTCCGGCTGCTGCGCTTCGCGCTGTGGATGGCCGGCATCGTCGGGGCGGTGGCTCTGGTCTCGGTCTGGACGGCGCGCCGCATGACCGCCCCCATCGCGCGCTTCGCCGACGCGGCGGAGCGGTTGGGCGTGGACGGCGAGGCGCCGCCCCTGCCGGAGGCCGGCCCCCAGGAGCTGCGCGCCGCCACCCGCGCCTTCAACCGGATGCAGGCGCGTCTGGCCCGCTTCGTCGCCGACCGCACCCAGATGCTGGCGGCGATGAGCCACGACCTGCGCACGCCGCTGACCCGCCTGCGCCTACGCGCCGAGCTGGTCGAGGACCCGGAGATGCAGCGCAAGATGCTCGCCGACCTCGACGAGATGGCGGCGATGATCAACGCCACGCTCGCCTTCGCCCGCGACGACGCCAACCACGAGCCACGCGGCCCGCTCGACCTCGCCGACCTGTTGCAGAGCCTGTGCGACGACCGCGTGGACGCCGGGCACGCGGCGGCCTACGAGGGGCCGGCGCACGCGACGGTGGACGGGCGCCCGGTGGCCCTGCGCCGCGCCTTCGCCAACCTGATGGACAACGCCATCGCCTATGGCGGCGGCTTCACCGTGCGGCTGCGGCCCGCGGACGGGGAGTTGCGGGTGGAGATCGAGGACGGCGGTCCCGGCATCCCGGAGGCCGAGTTCGAGAAGGTCTTCGCCCCCTTCTACCGGCTGGAGCGCTCGCGCTCGCGCGACACCGGCGGGGTGGGGCTGGGTCTGGCCACCGCCCGCACGGTGGTGCGCGGCCACGGCGGCGACATCGCGCTGTCCAACCGTCCGGAAGGCGGCCTGCGGGTGACGGTGACCCTGCCGCGGTGA
- a CDS encoding sensor histidine kinase, with product MSVLTRSYAFAALGLAVGVGLMAGPSGSPAMLGFAGVLGAAGFGGLFWTGKERRRSDRLAADVARLEALLAASPHPWCAWDAGGGASAAPGCAKLLGAVPGQDIANAFADADAPRVAEAVRRLRTTGGDFRIEATTRSGRRLLLSGRRAAGPSTGAGAGTGTGATGHQDVVWLEDITDRCAEQEGLARGQRDAESALAELRAAVDALPLPVWLRGAGQTLSWCNRAYARAVDSDPAAVLDSGRELAADGAGRALAQRALDSGVAQSERVSAVIGAERRLLEVTEAPLPAPDGGGTLVVGYALDVTAVEEMRGELSRHLAAHGEVLERLGAAIAIFGADTRLTFFNQAYARLWDLEESWLRSQPTHGEILEELRTRRRLPEYADYQSYKRERLSRYTRLLEPVEELMHLPDGTTLRSLAAPHPLGGLMQILEDVTNTLALESSYNTLIAVQQETLDNLAEGIAVFGGDGRLKLSNPAFARVWDLDDEDLLGEPHISSLFERMRPFLENGGDWDSLKDEMIGATLERAVRSGRLERADGSVVEFSTLPLPDGAVLNSYLDVTDSARLEQALRASNAALEAADQLKSEFIANVSHHLRNPLNGIIGFAEVLANQYFGELNPRQIEYVKGVLNAGERLLELIDDVVDMTSLGAGVTTLDRGAVDVPDLLETVGELTREWARREGLRLDLTAPSSLGEVEGDERRLKQALFTLVVGAIRHPPADRRILLSGERSADSLVLTVGCGTGPGEAAMPSRYDRNDPRGAAALGLSLVRNVMELHGGRLEVEEWPGHGTRFRCVLPLPPAS from the coding sequence GTGAGCGTCCTGACCCGATCATACGCCTTTGCCGCGCTGGGGCTGGCGGTGGGAGTCGGCCTGATGGCCGGGCCCTCCGGCTCGCCCGCCATGCTGGGCTTTGCCGGCGTCCTCGGCGCCGCCGGCTTCGGCGGGCTGTTCTGGACCGGCAAGGAGCGCCGCCGCAGCGACCGGCTGGCGGCCGACGTGGCGCGCCTGGAGGCCCTGCTGGCCGCCTCCCCCCACCCCTGGTGCGCCTGGGACGCCGGTGGCGGCGCCAGCGCGGCGCCGGGCTGCGCCAAGCTGCTCGGCGCGGTTCCGGGACAGGACATCGCGAACGCCTTCGCGGACGCCGACGCCCCCCGGGTCGCCGAAGCCGTCCGCCGCCTGCGCACCACGGGCGGGGACTTCCGGATCGAGGCGACGACCCGCAGCGGGCGGCGCCTGCTGCTGAGCGGGCGGCGGGCGGCCGGGCCGTCCACCGGGGCCGGGGCTGGCACGGGCACCGGCGCCACCGGACACCAGGACGTGGTCTGGCTGGAGGACATCACCGACCGCTGCGCCGAACAGGAGGGGCTGGCCCGCGGGCAGCGCGATGCCGAATCGGCGCTGGCCGAGCTGCGCGCGGCGGTGGACGCCCTGCCGCTGCCGGTGTGGCTGCGCGGCGCCGGACAGACGCTGTCCTGGTGCAACCGCGCCTACGCCCGCGCCGTGGATTCCGACCCCGCCGCGGTTTTGGACAGCGGCCGGGAACTGGCCGCGGACGGCGCCGGGCGCGCCCTGGCGCAGCGGGCGCTGGACAGCGGGGTCGCCCAGTCGGAGCGGGTCTCCGCCGTCATCGGCGCCGAGCGGCGCCTGCTGGAGGTCACCGAGGCCCCCCTGCCCGCCCCGGACGGCGGCGGCACGCTGGTCGTCGGCTACGCGCTGGACGTCACGGCGGTCGAGGAGATGCGCGGCGAGCTGAGCCGCCACCTCGCCGCCCACGGCGAGGTGCTGGAGCGGCTGGGCGCGGCGATCGCCATCTTCGGCGCCGACACGCGGCTGACCTTCTTCAACCAGGCCTACGCCCGGCTGTGGGACCTGGAGGAGTCCTGGCTGCGCAGCCAGCCGACCCACGGCGAGATCCTGGAGGAGCTGCGCACCCGCCGCCGCCTGCCCGAATACGCCGACTACCAGAGCTACAAGCGCGAGCGGCTGAGCCGCTACACCCGCCTGCTGGAGCCGGTCGAGGAGCTGATGCACCTGCCGGACGGCACGACCCTGCGCAGCCTCGCCGCCCCCCACCCGCTGGGCGGGCTGATGCAGATCCTGGAGGACGTGACCAACACGCTGGCCCTGGAGTCCTCCTACAACACGCTGATCGCCGTGCAGCAGGAGACGCTGGACAATCTGGCCGAGGGCATCGCGGTGTTCGGCGGCGATGGCCGGCTGAAGCTGTCCAACCCGGCCTTCGCCCGCGTCTGGGACCTCGACGATGAGGACCTTCTGGGCGAGCCGCACATCTCCAGCCTGTTCGAGCGGATGCGGCCTTTCCTGGAGAACGGCGGCGACTGGGACAGTCTGAAGGACGAGATGATCGGCGCGACGCTGGAACGCGCCGTGCGCTCGGGCCGGCTGGAACGGGCCGATGGGTCGGTGGTGGAGTTCTCCACCCTGCCGCTGCCCGACGGGGCGGTGCTGAACAGCTATCTCGACGTCACCGACAGCGCCCGGCTGGAGCAGGCGCTGCGCGCCTCCAACGCCGCGCTGGAGGCCGCCGACCAGTTGAAGAGCGAGTTCATCGCCAACGTCTCGCACCATCTGCGCAACCCGCTGAACGGCATCATCGGCTTCGCCGAGGTGCTGGCGAACCAGTATTTCGGGGAGCTGAACCCGCGCCAGATCGAGTATGTGAAGGGCGTGCTGAACGCGGGCGAGCGGCTGCTGGAGCTGATCGATGACGTGGTCGACATGACCAGCCTGGGGGCCGGGGTGACCACGCTGGACCGCGGCGCCGTGGACGTGCCCGACCTGCTGGAGACGGTGGGCGAGTTGACCCGCGAATGGGCGCGGCGCGAAGGGCTGCGCCTCGACCTCACCGCCCCCTCGTCGCTGGGCGAGGTGGAGGGCGACGAGCGGCGGCTCAAGCAGGCGCTGTTCACCCTGGTCGTCGGGGCCATCCGCCACCCGCCGGCGGACCGCCGCATCCTGCTGTCCGGGGAGCGGAGCGCCGACTCCCTCGTGCTGACCGTGGGGTGCGGCACCGGGCCGGGCGAGGCCGCCATGCCCTCGCGCTACGACCGCAACGACCCGCGGGGCGCGGCGGCGCTCGGCCTGTCGCTGGTCCGCAACGTCATGGAGCTGCACGGCGGGCGGCTGGAGGTCGAGGAGTGGCCGGGCCACGGCACCCGCTTCCGCTGCGTCCTGCCGCTTCCGCCCGCCTCCTGA